Proteins from a genomic interval of Amycolatopsis sp. cg13:
- a CDS encoding sensor domain-containing protein, with the protein MTPTADRLRTHRNPFRTLFSASPWTATAYLLSYLPVGTFLFCAATVVVVVAYAANITWLGLPLLVGAAGIVRGCAEVERARTALVASRIDGHYRIVHGSGVFTQMKTRWTDPATLRDCVYLILLYPVLLLLDSATLLIWLTSIGLITVPLWYWAVPQHLGSGDTAHGLIGNGSNGVWIGDLASALLVAAGAFLLSTATVYLVIGTAKLHLKIARTMLGKPADPLAAARRMLAEPGPLPAMTDK; encoded by the coding sequence GTGACCCCGACGGCGGACCGGTTGCGAACGCACCGCAATCCGTTCCGCACCCTCTTTTCGGCCAGCCCGTGGACGGCCACCGCCTACCTGCTCAGCTATCTGCCGGTGGGCACGTTCCTGTTCTGCGCGGCGACAGTCGTGGTGGTCGTCGCCTACGCCGCGAACATCACCTGGCTCGGCCTGCCGCTGTTGGTCGGTGCGGCCGGAATCGTCCGCGGCTGCGCGGAAGTCGAACGCGCCCGGACCGCCCTTGTCGCCTCTCGCATCGACGGGCACTACCGGATCGTCCACGGCAGCGGCGTCTTCACGCAGATGAAGACCCGCTGGACCGACCCGGCGACCCTGCGCGACTGCGTTTATCTCATCCTGCTCTACCCGGTTCTTCTGCTGCTGGACAGCGCCACGCTGCTGATCTGGCTCACCTCGATCGGCCTGATCACTGTTCCGCTGTGGTACTGGGCCGTCCCTCAGCACCTGGGCAGCGGCGACACCGCGCACGGTCTGATCGGCAACGGCTCCAATGGCGTGTGGATCGGCGACCTAGCCAGCGCGTTGCTTGTCGCCGCAGGCGCTTTCCTGCTCTCGACAGCGACTGTGTATCTGGTCATCGGCACCGCCAAACTGCATCTCAAGATCGCCCGCACAATGCTCGGAAAGCCCGCGGACCCGCTCGCCGCGGCCCGGCGCATGCTGGCCGAACCGGGACCGCTGCCCGCGATGACAGACAAGTAG
- a CDS encoding ArsR/SmtB family transcription factor codes for MLAAIGHTQRLRIIAELAKGRVHVSELARRLELSRPLLYMHLERLQKAALVTGSLELSEDGKAMKYFEITPFELTLDVGTIVAALAEDEQNSGMPEGSDEVKGVST; via the coding sequence GTGCTCGCGGCGATCGGGCACACCCAGCGGCTGCGCATCATCGCGGAGCTGGCGAAGGGCCGCGTGCACGTCAGCGAGCTGGCCCGTCGGCTCGAGCTGTCCCGCCCGCTGCTCTACATGCATCTCGAACGTCTGCAGAAGGCCGCCCTCGTCACCGGCAGTCTCGAACTGTCCGAAGACGGCAAAGCGATGAAGTACTTCGAGATCACGCCCTTCGAGCTGACCCTCGACGTGGGCACCATCGTCGCCGCGTTGGCCGAGGACGAACAGAACAGCGGAATGCCGGAAGGATCGGACGAGGTGAAGGGGGTGAGCACATGA
- a CDS encoding NAD(P)H-dependent oxidoreductase produces the protein MSELRVAVVNGSPSRPSKTVGLVDVILETLGGLLPVSATRIDVYRLGLAGTIERTGVPPDVEAALRSAEGADLLIAATPVFRGSYPGMFKQFFDLVDQYALVDKPVLLTATGGGDHHALVLEHALRPLFGFFQALTLPVGIFASSGDFDGTALLNPRVHGRIQIAVESAMRFLPAPA, from the coding sequence GTGAGCGAACTGCGGGTGGCGGTCGTGAACGGAAGCCCGAGCCGGCCGTCCAAGACGGTGGGGCTGGTGGACGTCATCCTGGAAACCCTCGGCGGGCTGCTCCCGGTCTCGGCGACCCGGATCGACGTGTACCGGTTGGGGCTGGCCGGAACGATCGAGCGCACGGGCGTGCCGCCGGACGTCGAGGCCGCCCTGCGAAGCGCCGAAGGGGCCGACCTGCTGATCGCGGCGACGCCGGTGTTCCGCGGCTCGTATCCCGGGATGTTCAAGCAGTTCTTCGATCTTGTCGACCAGTACGCCTTGGTCGACAAACCCGTCCTGCTGACAGCTACTGGCGGGGGCGACCACCACGCACTGGTGCTGGAGCACGCGCTGCGGCCGTTGTTCGGGTTCTTCCAGGCCCTGACGCTGCCGGTCGGGATTTTCGCTTCCAGCGGGGATTTTGACGGGACCGCACTGTTGAATCCGCGGGTGCACGGGAGAATCCAGATCGCGGTCGAGTCCGCGATGCGGTTCCTTCCGGCACCGGCCTGA
- a CDS encoding LLM class flavin-dependent oxidoreductase, with protein sequence MAEPQTAADARPFEIGILTFGELTKDPVSRTLPSPRQRTRETIEQAQLADEVGLDVFGVSEHHRSDFVGSAPTILLAAAAERTERIRLTSAVTVLSSEDPVRVWEQFATIDLLSAGRAEIIAGRGSYTESFPLFGYDLADYADLFREKLDLLLSIREQNPLTWKGKFRAPLDDADIAPRADGLPIWVGVGGSAASAISTGRRGLPMAMALLLGPLTQHEQTAALYRQAAREAGHDPTSISINVHGYVGRTSQEARETMYPYFAQGMLENNHQRGEGMLLSRSAFDAQASPGSGLLVGSSAELIEKLLAYHEFYNLNRVLVQLGFGGMPQKAHLEAIERLGTEVAPVVRREIAS encoded by the coding sequence ATGGCTGAACCGCAGACCGCCGCTGATGCGCGGCCGTTCGAAATCGGCATCCTGACCTTCGGAGAACTCACCAAGGACCCGGTTTCCAGGACGCTCCCCTCGCCGCGGCAGCGGACGCGCGAGACGATCGAGCAGGCACAACTCGCCGATGAGGTCGGACTGGACGTCTTCGGCGTCAGCGAACACCACCGCAGCGATTTCGTCGGGTCCGCGCCCACGATCCTGCTCGCCGCGGCGGCCGAGCGCACCGAACGGATCCGGCTGACCAGCGCGGTGACCGTGCTGAGCTCCGAGGACCCGGTGCGGGTGTGGGAGCAGTTCGCGACCATTGATCTGCTGTCCGCGGGCCGCGCCGAGATCATCGCGGGCCGCGGCTCGTACACCGAGTCTTTCCCGCTCTTCGGCTACGACCTCGCCGATTACGCCGATCTCTTCCGCGAAAAGCTCGACCTCCTCCTGTCGATCCGCGAGCAGAATCCGTTGACCTGGAAGGGAAAGTTCCGCGCACCGCTCGATGACGCCGACATCGCGCCGCGCGCAGACGGCTTGCCGATCTGGGTAGGTGTCGGCGGGTCCGCGGCGTCAGCGATCAGCACCGGACGGCGCGGACTGCCGATGGCGATGGCGTTGCTGCTGGGACCGTTGACCCAGCATGAGCAGACCGCCGCCCTCTACCGGCAGGCGGCGCGGGAGGCCGGGCACGATCCGACGTCGATCAGCATCAACGTGCACGGATATGTCGGGCGCACCAGCCAGGAAGCGCGCGAGACCATGTATCCGTACTTCGCGCAGGGCATGCTGGAGAACAACCATCAGCGCGGCGAAGGGATGCTGCTGTCCCGGTCCGCCTTCGACGCACAGGCCTCGCCCGGGTCAGGACTGCTGGTGGGAAGTTCGGCGGAGCTGATCGAGAAACTGCTTGCCTATCACGAGTTTTACAACCTGAACCGGGTCTTGGTTCAACTCGGCTTCGGCGGGATGCCGCAGAAAGCACACCTGGAAGCGATCGAACGGCTAGGCACCGAGGTCGCCCCGGTCGTGCGACGGGAGATCGCGTCGTGA
- a CDS encoding MarR family winged helix-turn-helix transcriptional regulator, which produces MASDGLRDLEQEAWSGFLFTHERLWRALADGLAPLNVSMAEYSVLALLAEAGDAGMRMTDLAQRRLMSTGGFTRLADRLVSRGLIERRQSAVDARSFDAVLTPQGRALIRKARRRHHEDLRTLFFDRLDDEQLRLLAGIWRTLEDG; this is translated from the coding sequence ATGGCGAGCGACGGGCTGCGAGACCTCGAACAGGAGGCGTGGAGCGGGTTCCTCTTCACGCACGAGCGGCTGTGGCGCGCGCTGGCGGACGGGCTCGCGCCGCTCAACGTGAGCATGGCGGAGTACAGCGTGCTGGCCCTGTTGGCCGAAGCCGGCGACGCGGGCATGCGGATGACCGACCTCGCGCAGCGCCGCCTGATGTCCACCGGCGGCTTCACCCGGCTGGCTGACCGGCTGGTCAGCCGCGGACTGATCGAACGCCGCCAATCGGCGGTAGACGCCCGCAGCTTTGACGCCGTGTTGACCCCGCAGGGCCGCGCGCTGATCCGCAAAGCCCGCCGCCGGCACCACGAAGACCTGCGGACGCTGTTCTTCGACCGGCTGGACGACGAGCAGCTGCGCCTTCTGGCGGGCATCTGGCGGACCCTCGAGGACGGCTGA
- a CDS encoding XRE family transcriptional regulator: MQQQSLAVRWSSRTVRSGPFHRALSEAVDRRGLSLSRLRAHLAAHGVSVAESTLSYWQRGLRSPSAPRSLDVVRALESVLNLPPDSLVVLIGPHRTTDADRRPSLPELQQSWAETFALRDELSGTPGVEENADLDVATVVDVLTLGAQGRTEEISSTMVVRARRSGPDSFLVTHQDEEGSDVTATEIIAVDGCRVGRVRRSMRSAGMVFEVLFDRGLAEGETHTFGFTLRPSASVRPGSFHRVVRSRMSAYLLRLRFDPAALPARCLRTVRPREDLELLVREPLFCGPGNTVSAYFEELGVGIAGVDLIWD; the protein is encoded by the coding sequence ATGCAGCAGCAGAGCTTGGCGGTCCGGTGGTCGTCGCGAACAGTCCGGTCCGGTCCGTTTCACCGCGCGTTGTCCGAGGCTGTCGACCGGCGCGGGCTGTCCCTTTCGCGGCTTCGCGCGCACCTCGCCGCGCACGGGGTTTCGGTCGCCGAGTCCACGCTGAGTTACTGGCAGCGCGGGCTGCGCAGTCCGTCCGCGCCGCGGTCGCTCGACGTCGTGCGCGCTCTGGAGTCGGTGCTGAACCTGCCGCCGGACAGCCTGGTCGTGCTGATCGGGCCGCACCGGACCACCGACGCCGATCGCAGGCCCTCGCTGCCGGAACTCCAGCAGAGCTGGGCGGAAACGTTCGCGCTGCGCGACGAGCTGAGCGGAACGCCCGGCGTCGAGGAGAACGCGGACCTCGACGTCGCGACGGTCGTCGACGTGCTGACCCTCGGCGCGCAGGGCCGGACCGAGGAGATCTCGTCGACCATGGTGGTGCGGGCCCGAAGATCCGGGCCGGACAGTTTCCTGGTCACGCACCAGGACGAGGAAGGCAGCGACGTCACCGCGACGGAGATCATCGCGGTCGACGGCTGCCGGGTCGGGCGGGTGCGGCGCAGCATGCGGTCGGCGGGAATGGTGTTCGAGGTGCTTTTCGACCGCGGCCTCGCCGAGGGGGAGACGCACACGTTCGGGTTCACGCTGCGTCCCTCCGCCTCGGTCCGGCCGGGGAGTTTCCACCGGGTCGTGCGCTCCCGCATGTCGGCGTACCTGCTGCGGCTGCGCTTCGACCCGGCCGCGCTGCCCGCGCGCTGCCTGCGGACCGTCCGGCCGAGGGAAGACCTGGAGCTGCTGGTCCGCGAGCCGCTGTTCTGCGGGCCGGGGAACACGGTCAGCGCCTACTTCGAGGAACTCGGCGTAGGCATCGCCGGAGTCGATCTCATTTGGGACTGA
- a CDS encoding papain-like cysteine protease family protein: protein MDYRPTRRTVRITVATGAAALAVALLPGTALAQSTNDAGQPNGLIKTATHTKVVEVQPLGAHLNRAALPASKQLTYNQQVQENDQWCWAADGSSIEQSQGGTASQADFCAAGKGTQSGYCPNEGGQISEIVQGFIGTGFNAESANGPISYDSVQNQVNSGILNLTGIYWTSGGGHAEVIYGYDSANNSIMVGDPWPSYERYQTWDYTQYQSNAQFTWNDTIVNIKKG, encoded by the coding sequence ATGGATTACCGACCCACCCGGCGGACAGTCCGGATTACGGTGGCGACCGGGGCAGCCGCGCTTGCCGTGGCGCTGCTGCCGGGCACCGCGCTGGCCCAGTCGACCAACGACGCCGGGCAGCCGAACGGCCTCATCAAGACCGCCACCCACACGAAGGTGGTCGAAGTCCAGCCGCTCGGCGCACACCTGAACCGCGCCGCGCTGCCCGCATCGAAGCAGCTCACGTACAACCAGCAGGTGCAGGAAAACGACCAGTGGTGCTGGGCCGCGGACGGCTCCAGCATCGAGCAGTCGCAGGGCGGCACCGCCTCGCAGGCCGATTTCTGCGCGGCGGGCAAGGGCACCCAGTCCGGGTACTGCCCCAACGAAGGCGGGCAGATCTCGGAGATCGTGCAGGGCTTCATCGGCACCGGGTTCAACGCCGAGAGCGCGAACGGACCGATCAGCTACGACTCGGTCCAGAACCAGGTCAACTCCGGAATCCTGAACCTGACCGGCATCTACTGGACCTCCGGCGGCGGCCACGCCGAGGTGATCTACGGATACGACAGCGCGAACAACTCGATCATGGTCGGCGACCCGTGGCCGAGCTACGAGCGGTACCAGACCTGGGACTACACCCAGTACCAGAGCAACGCCCAGTTCACCTGGAACGACACCATCGTCAACATCAAGAAGGGCTGA
- a CDS encoding TetR/AcrR family transcriptional regulator, which yields MPKIVVPEDRRTAVSEAVVRVVRRGGVEAATLGNVAKEAGLAIGSIRHYFADHEAMMIFTMDQLGRRIGERVAVRADRLLKADTDRRTLVEDLLAEFLPLDDDRRDEAVAWLAFAVAARTRPAFRASADAQHQYLRDLITRILREAVALGRLPEELDLTVESVRLSALLDGLTMQAVLHPESTSPDLLRDALRRSLP from the coding sequence ATGCCGAAGATCGTGGTGCCGGAAGACCGTCGGACGGCCGTCAGCGAAGCCGTGGTCCGGGTGGTCCGCCGCGGCGGCGTCGAGGCCGCGACGCTCGGCAACGTGGCCAAGGAAGCAGGCCTCGCGATCGGGTCGATCCGGCATTACTTCGCCGACCACGAGGCGATGATGATCTTCACCATGGACCAGCTCGGCCGCCGGATCGGCGAGCGCGTCGCGGTCCGCGCGGACCGGCTCCTCAAGGCCGATACCGATCGCCGCACGCTGGTCGAAGACCTGCTCGCCGAATTCCTCCCGCTCGACGACGACCGCCGGGACGAGGCGGTCGCCTGGCTGGCGTTCGCCGTCGCCGCCCGCACCCGTCCGGCGTTCCGCGCGAGCGCCGACGCCCAGCACCAGTACCTGCGCGACCTGATCACCCGGATCCTGCGCGAGGCCGTCGCGCTCGGCAGGCTGCCGGAGGAACTGGACCTGACCGTCGAGTCGGTCCGGCTTTCCGCGCTGCTCGACGGATTGACCATGCAAGCGGTGCTGCACCCGGAATCGACGTCCCCGGACTTGCTCCGGGACGCGTTGCGGCGAAGCCTGCCGTAA
- a CDS encoding DUF1453 domain-containing protein, whose translation MSGWVLVSLVVGVVVMLVFRMLGEPLNWRDTVAPPVVLIAIGVAGVVGFKGLTGADVWWIVGSCVIGLAFGAARGATIRLYAKKGELWQRYRKSSLALFVLGVAVSLGFTVLAVKFGMHEQARPYQLAIGISFAGEALVLIPRGLRSDVPFAKDKERPWGKLLSRVR comes from the coding sequence ATGAGCGGGTGGGTGCTGGTGAGCTTGGTCGTCGGTGTCGTGGTGATGCTGGTGTTCCGGATGCTCGGGGAGCCGTTGAACTGGCGCGACACGGTCGCGCCGCCGGTGGTGCTGATCGCGATCGGCGTCGCGGGGGTGGTCGGGTTCAAGGGCCTGACCGGCGCTGACGTGTGGTGGATCGTCGGCAGCTGCGTGATCGGTCTCGCCTTCGGCGCGGCGCGCGGGGCGACGATCCGGCTGTATGCGAAGAAAGGCGAGCTGTGGCAGCGCTATCGCAAGTCGAGCCTCGCGCTGTTCGTGCTCGGCGTGGCCGTGTCGCTCGGATTCACTGTGCTGGCAGTGAAATTCGGCATGCACGAACAGGCGAGGCCCTATCAGCTCGCGATCGGCATCAGCTTCGCGGGAGAAGCGCTGGTGCTGATCCCGCGCGGGCTGCGGTCGGACGTGCCGTTCGCTAAGGACAAGGAACGGCCATGGGGCAAGCTGCTGTCCCGGGTTCGCTGA
- a CDS encoding cytochrome P450, with product MTRPPGLPLERDAGPFAPPSAITRLRESRPVSPLKFPDGHDGWLVTGYDAVRQALADPRFSSRQDLGPVHVPYETPSMPEAQEDFEPSPQTPGLFITMDPPDHGRLRKKLTGTFTVNRMKRLEERITEIAEQQLDHLADCPKPVDLVTEFALPVPSLVICEMLGVPYADREMFQKNSSQIMLRDQSIEDKMAAWTAISSYLGELAVSKRAEPGADILSDLARDEDLSIEELVGIGFLLLLAGHETTANMLALGTFALLENPAQMAALRADPDLIPGAVEELLRYLAVVDVLFRYAAEDLELGGEKISKGSTVLISMAAANRDPSHFPDGEALDVERKARTHLSFGHGVHQCLGQQLARIEMRAGFAGLLRRFPTLALAVPPEEIPLRTGMNIYGVHELPVTW from the coding sequence ATGACACGCCCACCCGGCCTGCCGCTCGAGCGCGACGCAGGCCCGTTCGCCCCTCCGTCCGCCATCACCCGGCTGCGGGAGTCCCGGCCGGTGAGCCCGCTGAAGTTCCCGGACGGGCACGACGGCTGGCTGGTCACCGGCTACGACGCGGTCCGCCAGGCGCTGGCCGACCCGCGGTTCAGCTCGCGCCAAGACCTCGGCCCGGTCCACGTTCCCTACGAGACGCCGAGCATGCCGGAAGCGCAGGAGGACTTCGAACCGTCGCCGCAAACGCCTGGCCTGTTCATCACCATGGACCCGCCGGACCACGGCCGGCTGCGCAAGAAGCTCACCGGCACGTTCACCGTCAACCGGATGAAACGGCTCGAGGAACGCATCACCGAAATCGCCGAACAACAGCTGGATCACCTCGCGGACTGCCCTAAACCGGTCGATTTGGTGACGGAATTCGCGCTTCCGGTGCCGTCGCTGGTGATCTGCGAAATGCTCGGGGTGCCGTACGCGGACCGGGAAATGTTCCAGAAGAATTCCTCGCAGATCATGCTCCGGGACCAGAGCATCGAGGACAAGATGGCCGCCTGGACGGCGATCTCGTCGTATCTCGGCGAACTCGCGGTGAGCAAGCGTGCGGAACCCGGCGCGGACATCCTGTCCGACCTGGCCCGCGACGAGGATCTCAGCATCGAGGAACTCGTCGGCATCGGGTTCCTGCTGCTGCTCGCCGGGCACGAAACGACGGCGAACATGCTGGCGCTCGGCACTTTCGCGTTGCTGGAGAACCCGGCGCAGATGGCGGCGCTGCGGGCCGATCCGGACCTGATTCCCGGCGCGGTCGAGGAACTGCTGCGCTATCTCGCGGTGGTCGACGTCCTGTTCCGGTACGCGGCCGAAGACCTCGAACTCGGCGGCGAAAAGATCAGCAAGGGATCGACCGTGCTCATTTCGATGGCGGCGGCCAATCGCGATCCCTCGCATTTTCCCGACGGCGAGGCTCTCGATGTCGAGCGGAAAGCGCGCACGCATCTGTCGTTCGGCCACGGCGTGCACCAATGCCTCGGCCAGCAACTCGCCCGGATCGAAATGCGCGCCGGGTTCGCCGGACTGCTGCGCCGCTTCCCGACGCTCGCGCTCGCGGTCCCGCCGGAGGAGATCCCGCTGCGGACCGGCATGAACATCTACGGCGTCCACGAGCTGCCCGTGACCTGGTGA
- a CDS encoding thymidylate synthase, with the protein MPDTQYEDLLQRVLDTGAKKGDRTGTGTRSIFGHQLRYRLADGFPLITTKKVHFRSIAYELLWFLRGDSNVNWLRDHGVTIWDEWAAEDGDLGPVYGVQWRSWPTPDGGHVDQISEVLSTLKENPDSRRIIVSAWNVGDIPQMALPPCHAFFQFYVAEGELSCQLYQRSADLFLGVPFNIASYALLTHMIAERVGLRVGEFIWTGGDCHIYDNHVDQVYKQLSRDARAFPSLRLKPVESLFDYRYEDIVLEGYDPHPGIKAPVAV; encoded by the coding sequence ATGCCGGATACGCAGTACGAAGACCTGCTTCAGCGCGTGCTCGACACCGGAGCCAAGAAGGGGGACCGCACCGGTACGGGCACCCGGTCGATTTTCGGGCACCAGCTGCGCTACCGGCTGGCCGACGGATTCCCGCTGATCACCACGAAAAAGGTGCACTTCCGCTCGATCGCGTACGAACTGCTGTGGTTCCTGCGCGGCGACTCGAACGTCAACTGGCTGCGTGACCACGGCGTCACAATCTGGGACGAGTGGGCCGCCGAGGACGGCGACCTCGGTCCGGTGTACGGCGTACAATGGCGCTCCTGGCCGACGCCCGACGGTGGACACGTCGACCAGATCAGCGAGGTGCTGAGCACCCTGAAGGAGAACCCGGATTCCCGGCGGATCATCGTCTCGGCATGGAACGTCGGAGATATCCCGCAGATGGCGCTCCCGCCGTGCCACGCGTTCTTCCAGTTCTACGTGGCCGAGGGCGAACTGTCCTGCCAGCTGTACCAGCGCAGCGCGGACCTGTTCCTCGGCGTCCCGTTCAACATCGCGAGCTACGCCCTGCTAACGCACATGATCGCCGAACGGGTGGGCCTGCGCGTCGGCGAATTCATATGGACCGGCGGAGACTGCCATATCTACGACAACCACGTCGACCAGGTGTATAAGCAACTCTCTCGGGACGCGCGAGCGTTCCCGTCACTGAGGCTGAAGCCGGTGGAGAGCCTGTTCGACTACCGATACGAGGACATCGTGCTGGAGGGCTACGACCCGCACCCCGGCATCAAGGCTCCGGTGGCCGTCTGA
- a CDS encoding dihydrofolate reductase yields the protein MIGLIWAQSANRVIGRDNELPWHIPEDMKHFRTVTAGATVLMGRRTWESLPERVRPLPGRRNLVVSRTPQDGAETFPSLEQAFAAADGDVWVMGGARIYQESLPFADRIEVTELRESFEGDVYAPEIGREPDTVGEWQESKNGLHFRHLSWGS from the coding sequence ATGATCGGACTCATCTGGGCGCAGTCGGCGAACCGCGTCATCGGCCGGGACAACGAGTTGCCGTGGCACATCCCGGAGGACATGAAGCACTTCCGCACGGTGACCGCGGGCGCGACCGTGCTGATGGGTCGGCGTACGTGGGAGTCGCTGCCGGAGCGCGTCCGGCCGTTGCCCGGACGGCGCAACCTGGTGGTGTCGCGCACGCCCCAAGACGGCGCGGAGACGTTCCCCAGCCTGGAGCAAGCGTTTGCGGCCGCCGACGGGGATGTGTGGGTGATGGGCGGCGCGCGGATTTACCAGGAGTCGCTGCCGTTCGCGGACCGGATCGAGGTGACCGAACTCCGCGAGTCCTTCGAGGGCGACGTCTACGCGCCGGAGATCGGCCGGGAGCCGGACACCGTCGGGGAGTGGCAGGAGTCGAAGAACGGGCTGCACTTCCGGCACCTGAGCTGGGGTTCCTAG
- a CDS encoding LD-carboxypeptidase — MTDAVLPPRLRRGDRVRLVSPASWPTDEMLAESVRTLENWGLTVEVGKHALDRHGYLAGLDEDRLADLNDAYRDPGVRAVIATRGGAGAYRIADGIDFAAVRADPKPLMGFSDITNLHLALWRHCRIAGIHGFLASERSAESTRRLLFETEPTTLHRDPNALTAAVSFPGTATGNLVGGHLGTIIGFIGAGLPSLDGAILFLEAPRAIGLGQVDRQLTHLMRSGSLRGLRGVALGRFPGFEDYTDRSWTVLDVLRDRLGALDVPVLGGIDVGHGTAPLSVPLGPVATLDADTLTVGPAVR, encoded by the coding sequence GTGACCGACGCCGTGCTGCCGCCCCGGCTCCGCCGCGGAGACCGCGTCCGGCTCGTCTCCCCGGCGAGCTGGCCCACCGACGAGATGCTCGCGGAATCCGTGCGGACGCTGGAAAACTGGGGCCTGACCGTCGAAGTCGGCAAGCACGCGCTCGACCGGCACGGGTACCTCGCCGGACTCGACGAGGACCGGTTAGCCGACCTCAACGACGCCTACCGCGACCCCGGCGTGCGCGCGGTCATCGCGACCCGCGGCGGGGCCGGGGCGTACCGGATCGCCGACGGGATCGATTTCGCGGCCGTCCGAGCGGATCCCAAGCCGCTCATGGGGTTCAGCGACATCACCAACCTGCATCTCGCGTTGTGGCGGCACTGCCGGATCGCCGGGATCCACGGCTTCCTCGCCAGCGAGCGCTCCGCCGAATCAACCCGGCGGCTGCTGTTCGAAACTGAGCCGACGACCCTGCACCGCGACCCGAACGCGCTCACCGCAGCGGTCTCGTTTCCCGGGACGGCCACCGGGAACCTCGTCGGCGGCCATCTCGGCACCATCATCGGGTTCATCGGAGCCGGACTGCCCAGTCTCGACGGCGCGATCCTGTTCCTCGAAGCCCCGCGCGCGATCGGGCTCGGGCAGGTCGACCGGCAACTGACGCACCTCATGCGGTCCGGGTCGCTGCGCGGTCTGCGCGGGGTCGCGCTCGGCCGGTTCCCCGGGTTCGAGGACTACACCGACCGCAGCTGGACCGTCCTCGACGTGCTGCGCGACCGGCTCGGCGCGCTGGACGTCCCGGTGCTCGGCGGCATCGACGTCGGCCACGGCACCGCCCCGCTGTCGGTCCCGCTCGGCCCGGTCGCGACGCTCGACGCGGACACGCTCACCGTCGGGCCCGCGGTCCGCTAG
- a CDS encoding aldo/keto reductase, translated as MQMRLLGRTGIKVSAYCLGTMKFGQIGNPDHGECVRMVHRALDAGINFVDTADVYGPGGESEEILGAALKGRRDEVVVATKVNGSMGPGRGGSSRRWIVAEVEQSLRRLRTDHLDLYQLHHPDPGTDLEETLSALTDLVRSGKVRAIGSSNFPASEIVESQWVSQRAGLARLRTEQPTYSLLNRGIESEILPVCDRYGMGVLVWSPLAMGLLTGRYRPGGEQLREAQLRFVPRHMSDERKHAAVEQLARVAEEAGLSLTHLALAFAVNHPAVTSAIIGPRTLPQLDDLLAGTDTRLDDEVLDRIDEIVAPGTDVGPIDVSYVPPSLIDPKLRRRD; from the coding sequence ATGCAGATGCGGCTTTTAGGGCGGACCGGAATCAAGGTCAGCGCCTATTGCCTCGGCACGATGAAGTTCGGGCAGATCGGCAATCCCGACCACGGCGAGTGCGTCCGGATGGTGCACCGGGCGCTCGACGCGGGGATCAATTTCGTTGACACCGCTGACGTTTACGGGCCCGGCGGGGAGTCCGAGGAGATCCTTGGCGCGGCGTTGAAGGGCCGCCGGGACGAGGTCGTGGTGGCCACGAAGGTCAACGGCTCGATGGGCCCGGGCCGCGGCGGAAGCTCCCGGCGGTGGATCGTCGCGGAGGTCGAACAGTCGTTGCGGCGCTTGCGGACGGACCACCTCGATCTCTACCAGCTCCATCACCCCGATCCCGGCACCGACCTGGAGGAAACCCTCTCCGCGCTGACCGACCTGGTGCGCAGCGGCAAGGTGCGCGCCATCGGGTCCTCGAACTTCCCGGCGTCCGAGATCGTCGAATCCCAGTGGGTGTCGCAACGCGCGGGGCTGGCCCGGCTGCGGACCGAGCAGCCGACGTACTCGCTGCTCAACCGGGGGATCGAGAGCGAAATCCTGCCGGTGTGCGACCGGTACGGCATGGGGGTCCTGGTGTGGAGCCCGCTCGCGATGGGCCTGCTGACCGGCCGTTATCGGCCCGGTGGCGAGCAGCTGCGGGAAGCACAGCTGCGGTTCGTGCCGCGGCACATGAGCGACGAGCGCAAACACGCGGCGGTCGAACAGCTCGCGCGGGTGGCCGAGGAAGCCGGGCTTTCGCTGACGCATCTGGCGCTGGCGTTCGCGGTCAACCATCCGGCCGTGACGTCCGCGATCATCGGGCCTCGGACGTTGCCGCAGCTGGACGACCTGCTGGCTGGCACCGATACCCGGCTGGACGACGAGGTCCTGGACCGGATCGACGAGATCGTCGCGCCGGGCACCGATGTGGGGCCGATCGACGTGTCGTACGTCCCGCCTTCGCTTATCGACCCGAAGCTCCGCCGCCGCGACTGA